Genomic segment of Sulfurimonas sp.:
TTCCGCTTATCCAAGAAGGAGATGCCGTATTTCATATAGCTAAATTTAAAAACCTTGATTTAGCCGATAATAAAATGGAATACTTTGCAGAAGATGCTATTGAGCAAAGCGAATTTCACGAACTCAACAATGAAGAGATAATCGAGTAACTATGAAAACACTGCTGTCATTACTTCTTTTATCGACACTACTTTTTTCACAAACTGATAAAAAGCTGACACTTGGTGGTGTTGATATAAAAAAAGGTAGTAATGTCACTATAAATATTGAGCTTCCAAATCTTTATAACACTCCTACAACTATGCCGGTTTTGGTTATGAGGGGAAAACATGAAGGCCCTGTTGTTTTTATATGTGCAGCCGTACATGGAGATGAGCTAAACGGTATAGAGATCATCAGAAGATTTCGCCAGTTAGATATTTTAAAAAAACTAAGAGGGACTGTAATACTGGTACCTATAGTTAATATATACGGGGTTATGAATCTATCGCGTTATCTGCCAGACAGACGTGATTTAAATAGACATTTCCCAGGTTCTACTCACGGTTCACTTGCATCAAGAATGGCTGATCTTTTTTTAAATGAGATTGTAAAAAAATCTGATTTAGGAATCGACCTTCATACTGCATCTATTCATAAATCAAACCTTCCGCAGATCAGAACAAATATAAAAAATCCATACACTCTAAAGCTTGCAAAAGCTTTTGAAGCTCCTGTTATTCTACACTCCGAGATAAGAGACGGCTCACTTCGATCAGCTTCTCAGGATATGGGTGTACCAATACTTTTGTATGAAGCGGGCGAAGCACTTAGATTTGATGAGCAAAGTATTCGAATAGGTGTAAAAGGCCTAGTAAATGTTTTAAGAACTAATAAGATGCTTCCAAAACTACAAAAAAAACAAAAAGCTAAAAAACTACCAATCATAGTAAGAAGCAGTAGCTGGCTGCGTGCATCACAAAGCGGAGTAATCAGAACTATAAAAGGTCTTGGAGACACCGTCAAAAAAGGTGAGATTATTGCATATATAAACGAGCCTCTAAATGACAAAAGCCATAAACTACAAGCTCCATATGATGGTATAATAATTGGTAAATCAGAGATACCGCTAATTCAAGAAGGCGATGCAGTTTTTCATATAGCAAACTTTAAAAAGCTATCACTTGCCGAGAAAAAGATACTTTACTTTTGTGAAGATGCACTTGAAAACTGTGAGTTTATTGATTTTAATGATGAGGAGATTATTGAATGATGAGAAAATTTTTATATTTACTTTTACTTTCATCAACACTTCTTTTTGCTGTTGAGCAGAGTGAAAACATCGAAAAATCAAAAAACATATGGGACTCTAAAAATATTTGGATCAAAACGTATGTAAATAATAAAAACTACTACACGATCATAAATAACATAGTAAAAATAGAGCAAAAGATCAAAAAAAATAAGAACAATCAACAAGAGCTTGCAAAACTAAAAAGAAGACTAGATATACAAAAATCAAAACTAGAACTATATGAGAGAAACAAAAGTTTTGACGAGCTTTTAAAGGAGTACAAGTTCTCTGTACCGGAAATTACTGCATACGATTATTTTTATAAAAATTCAAAAAACAAACTTGTTAAGATGATAGACCATCTTATAGATATGAAAAATGAACTTAACAAAGCATCTTCACTTTTAAATAGTTACTACGAAAAAAATAAAAACTCATCTGTATCTTTGGAAGATATAAAGTACTTTGAAGAGTTTTTGGAAAATATCAACAAAACCTACATAAATCTTACAGATGCTAGAGATTTACTAGATAAAAAATATGAAGAATATTACAACGAGAAGCTTCAAAAACATCTTATCACTCTTATGTTACTTGTAGTCGTATATACTTTTTATAGAATATTTTTATTTATATATACGTTAATTGAAACTAAACTCAAAAATGATATAAATCATATACATAGAAAAATAATATCTCTTATATTTTATTCTATTATTCTAGTAGCTCTAGTCGTTAGGTATTTAGAAGACTTTATGTACATCATAACTTTTCTGAGTGTTGTCGCGGCAGCTCTAACTATAGCCTTACGTGAGGTTATTTTAAATATTGTCGCTTCTATATATATCTTTTTTAGCAATATGATTAGAGTTGGTGACAGAATTATGGTGCAGTTTGAAACTAAACATACAATAGGAGATATACAGGATATATCTCTTATGAAGATCAAACTGCATGAAATAGAAGACTACTCTAATCTAAAAGAGATCAAAAATGTAGGTCGTACTATTTTTATACCAAATTCATATGTATTTACAAAAGTTTTTTACAACTACTCACGTAAAAAAGATGCGCTTATAAACGATCTTATAGAATTTGAATTTAAAAGTGACAACGACTTTGAAGTGATAGAGAAAATAACAAAAGAAGTTCTACTTAGTTTTAATGTACCACATACAATTACTTTTACACTAAACAATTTAAAAACAGGTGTTATAGGACTTATATCGTATCAGGTAAACTACAAGTTAGCTTCAAAAATGCGCGGAGAGATATCTATAAAACTGCTTCAAGCATATAACCAAAATGAAAATATAAAACTAAAAACATCAAAAGCTGCTACTAAATCAAATACAGATGAGGCTGAAGGATAAATGGATTACCAAAAAATACTAAACGAAATTTCTGAAGAGATCAAACCGTATTTAAACGAAGGAAAAGTTGCTGACTATATTCCTGCACTGGCTAATGTAGATCCTAATCAGTTTGCTATGAGTATAACTATGTTTGATGGCACACAGTACAGTGTAGGCAATGCAGACACGCTATTTTCAATTCAGAGCATCTCAAAAGTTTTTACTTTTACACTTGCACTTAAATACTACAGTACTGATCTATATAAACGTTTAGGACATGAGCCATCAGGAAATCCATTTAACTCTTTAGTACAACTTGAATATGAACATGGTAAGCCTAGAAACCCATTTATAAATGCAGGTGCTATAAATGTAACAGATGCGCTTGTGAGTCACTATAAAGATGAAGATATAGCTTATAAAGAGGTGTTAGAGTTTATAAGATCAATTGCCGATGATCATACTATAGATTCAAACCCTGTTGTTTCTGCATCTGAGATGGAACATGGGTTTAGAAATATATCTCTTGCTAACTTAATGAAGAGCTTTAACAACTTCGATAATAATGTAAATGAAGTGGTAAACGTATACTTTAAGCACTGCTCGGTTGAGATGAATACCAAGATGCTCTCACGTGCTATGTTATACTTAGCTAATCATGGAGTAGATCCCATTACAGATAAAACATACATTAGTACACAACAGGCTAAACGTATAAATGCTGTTATGCTTACATGTGGGCATTATGATGCATCTGGAGACTTTGCGTTTCATGTCGGACTTCCAGGTAAAAGTGGAGTCGGAGGCGGAATAGTTGCAGTAGTACCTAAGATGATGGGTATATCTGTGTTCTCGCCTGCACTTAATGCTCAAGGCAATTCACTTGTTGGTACAATGGCACTGGAACTTTTTACAAATAAAACAGGATTTTCTATTTTTTAGGAGTTTATTTTGAAAACATTACTACTAATTTCATTGTTAAGTATATCGTTGATTGCATCTGAAGATCTTACAACTCAAATTAAAGGTTTTTTTGATCTGTCTTTATTTGAGTTTGACAAAAAGTCAATAAGTTTAGCCAGCCTTATAGAAGCTGTTCTCTATATAGTAGCCGGTTTTTTATTAGGATTTTTATATAAAAGATGGGTTTTAAGAGCAACATCAAAATATAAAGATGTAAGTATGATGACTGTGCGTTTGATCTCAAATATAGGTTACTACGTCATTATACTTGTTTTTGTAATAAGCGGCGTAAGTGTTTTAGGGATAGACCTGAGTTCTCTTTCATTAATAGCAGGTGCGTTATCTATAGGTATAGGTTTTGGTCTGCAAACTGTTGTTTCAAACCTGATTGCAGGTATTATCATCATGTTTGAACGCACAATTAGAATTGGAGACATTATTGAAGTTAACGATACTCTCAGCGGTACTGTAACAGATATGCGTATACGTTCCACTACAATAAAAACA
This window contains:
- a CDS encoding succinylglutamate desuccinylase/aspartoacylase family protein produces the protein MKTLLSLLLLSTLLFSQTDKKLTLGGVDIKKGSNVTINIELPNLYNTPTTMPVLVMRGKHEGPVVFICAAVHGDELNGIEIIRRFRQLDILKKLRGTVILVPIVNIYGVMNLSRYLPDRRDLNRHFPGSTHGSLASRMADLFLNEIVKKSDLGIDLHTASIHKSNLPQIRTNIKNPYTLKLAKAFEAPVILHSEIRDGSLRSASQDMGVPILLYEAGEALRFDEQSIRIGVKGLVNVLRTNKMLPKLQKKQKAKKLPIIVRSSSWLRASQSGVIRTIKGLGDTVKKGEIIAYINEPLNDKSHKLQAPYDGIIIGKSEIPLIQEGDAVFHIANFKKLSLAEKKILYFCEDALENCEFIDFNDEEIIE
- a CDS encoding mechanosensitive ion channel domain-containing protein — translated: MMRKFLYLLLLSSTLLFAVEQSENIEKSKNIWDSKNIWIKTYVNNKNYYTIINNIVKIEQKIKKNKNNQQELAKLKRRLDIQKSKLELYERNKSFDELLKEYKFSVPEITAYDYFYKNSKNKLVKMIDHLIDMKNELNKASSLLNSYYEKNKNSSVSLEDIKYFEEFLENINKTYINLTDARDLLDKKYEEYYNEKLQKHLITLMLLVVVYTFYRIFLFIYTLIETKLKNDINHIHRKIISLIFYSIILVALVVRYLEDFMYIITFLSVVAAALTIALREVILNIVASIYIFFSNMIRVGDRIMVQFETKHTIGDIQDISLMKIKLHEIEDYSNLKEIKNVGRTIFIPNSYVFTKVFYNYSRKKDALINDLIEFEFKSDNDFEVIEKITKEVLLSFNVPHTITFTLNNLKTGVIGLISYQVNYKLASKMRGEISIKLLQAYNQNENIKLKTSKAATKSNTDEAEG
- a CDS encoding glutaminase is translated as MDYQKILNEISEEIKPYLNEGKVADYIPALANVDPNQFAMSITMFDGTQYSVGNADTLFSIQSISKVFTFTLALKYYSTDLYKRLGHEPSGNPFNSLVQLEYEHGKPRNPFINAGAINVTDALVSHYKDEDIAYKEVLEFIRSIADDHTIDSNPVVSASEMEHGFRNISLANLMKSFNNFDNNVNEVVNVYFKHCSVEMNTKMLSRAMLYLANHGVDPITDKTYISTQQAKRINAVMLTCGHYDASGDFAFHVGLPGKSGVGGGIVAVVPKMMGISVFSPALNAQGNSLVGTMALELFTNKTGFSIF
- a CDS encoding mechanosensitive ion channel family protein, yielding MKTLLLISLLSISLIASEDLTTQIKGFFDLSLFEFDKKSISLASLIEAVLYIVAGFLLGFLYKRWVLRATSKYKDVSMMTVRLISNIGYYVIILVFVISGVSVLGIDLSSLSLIAGALSIGIGFGLQTVVSNLIAGIIIMFERTIRIGDIIEVNDTLSGTVTDMRIRSTTIKTFDNIDIIVPNSSFIQNNVVNLTLEDRIRRLHIPFGVAYGSEIQEVKKAVLEALDKSDLIYIRDDEDKKPDIRMTLMNASSVDLELIVWVNRSLKLTQPSLPSDFLILIYDALRANNIEIPFPQVDVHMKSE